In Massilia violaceinigra, one DNA window encodes the following:
- a CDS encoding class I tRNA ligase family protein, whose translation MHTSFSPSHDHATSTPAAPEYAVRLNQPAFWNTPSPAMEERLLAHWRATGQRQQLDAARRAKPRYWLLDGPPYANGDAHLGHLLNKTLKDVHARYASVCGQRVTWRAGWDCHGLPLELAVEKRHGARAKDDAPLFMQQCRDEATRWKDQQALSMSRAGVMADLDQPWLTMDPEREAASLSLLLEMWQAGLLVERHSPVHWCPACQSALAASELEKTTRERMETFFSVPFSPASCQALGQGARQNGAAWPAGPLRLLSWTTTPWTLWANAGFGHPQAGALSVATLHSGLRVVLAVQARDRLLRDYPAMFSHAGHEFDGALDFSQLGALRLAAVSPLTGLAAPLLAAAFASESEGSGFVHLAPAFGPDDFVLHETDGVRLDCHVGKDGRLMDVGTVAMPDALRGATLEVASQVSCDLLAQSGRLVHVERRSVETTMCWRHKKPVFYRASQQWALDLHKPFGGCPEALAQRAMAALGHTVFVPDEKARAPLALMMSTRRFWTLSRDRLWGLPLPFFRHEASGELHPDTAAMWRELVQRVRSGGVEAWQTFDTPPGYTKSTQSVDVWFDAGAAWHSAAEDGCGQADLAVEGQDQTRGWFLSSFLLHAFKSDLPPFKKVMTHRFVVDEKGMKFSKSDGGTPDHKALFAKCGADVFRLWVCSQDVGDEMKWSGTSLKQATQDAKDWRSFLRFHLANMQDDPAAPRPDSLRELDRLALRKLQEARHQWHACMEGGRFYQALTCLAQFRQWASAEWFELSKRTLYCAKSGSAALVSVQWALRESFLLCAQMLATVMPFACEEAYLAWPGHPRASLFLHELPEKEEQPCMDPALRRTDAMLAWRRSLQPLVERARGLVDKGMPVCLAFQGDHDPQSEEQLRALFPGCFVVQGGEANALDAWEDGPAGDALPVRAGKSAVRPHRCGRCRDYVSVALGERGLCHQCAEEVAH comes from the coding sequence ATGCATACCTCGTTTTCCCCATCGCACGACCACGCCACCAGCACGCCCGCCGCCCCAGAATATGCCGTGCGGCTGAACCAGCCGGCCTTCTGGAATACCCCCAGCCCGGCCATGGAAGAGCGCCTGCTGGCCCACTGGCGCGCCACCGGCCAGCGCCAGCAGCTCGATGCCGCGCGCCGAGCTAAACCGCGCTACTGGCTGCTCGACGGTCCGCCTTACGCCAACGGCGACGCCCATCTGGGCCATCTGCTCAACAAAACGCTCAAGGATGTGCACGCCCGCTATGCCAGCGTGTGCGGCCAGCGGGTCACCTGGCGTGCCGGGTGGGATTGCCACGGACTGCCGCTCGAACTGGCGGTCGAAAAGCGTCACGGCGCGCGCGCCAAGGACGACGCGCCCCTCTTCATGCAGCAGTGCCGCGATGAAGCGACGCGCTGGAAGGATCAGCAGGCGCTATCGATGTCGCGCGCCGGGGTGATGGCGGACCTGGACCAGCCCTGGCTGACCATGGACCCCGAGCGCGAGGCGGCCTCGCTGTCGCTATTGCTCGAGATGTGGCAGGCCGGCCTGCTGGTGGAACGGCATTCGCCCGTGCACTGGTGCCCGGCGTGCCAAAGCGCGCTCGCCGCCAGCGAACTGGAAAAAACCACCCGCGAGCGCATGGAGACCTTCTTCAGCGTGCCGTTCTCGCCCGCCTCCTGCCAGGCGCTGGGACAAGGAGCGCGCCAGAACGGGGCGGCCTGGCCGGCCGGCCCGCTGCGCCTGCTGTCCTGGACCACCACCCCGTGGACACTCTGGGCCAATGCCGGTTTCGGCCACCCCCAGGCGGGAGCGCTAAGCGTCGCCACGCTCCATAGCGGCCTGCGCGTCGTGCTCGCGGTGCAGGCGCGTGACCGTTTGCTGCGCGATTACCCGGCGATGTTCAGTCACGCCGGCCACGAATTCGATGGTGCGCTCGACTTCTCCCAGCTCGGCGCGCTGCGGCTGGCGGCCGTCAGTCCGCTCACCGGCCTCGCGGCGCCCCTGCTGGCGGCGGCGTTTGCCAGCGAAAGCGAAGGCTCCGGCTTCGTGCACCTGGCGCCGGCGTTCGGGCCGGACGACTTCGTGCTCCACGAAACCGATGGCGTGCGCCTCGACTGCCATGTCGGCAAGGATGGCCGCCTGATGGACGTCGGCACCGTCGCCATGCCGGACGCGCTGCGTGGCGCCACGCTGGAAGTGGCGTCGCAGGTGTCATGCGACTTGCTGGCGCAATCCGGCCGGCTGGTGCACGTCGAGCGCAGGAGCGTTGAAACCACGATGTGCTGGCGCCACAAGAAGCCGGTGTTCTACCGCGCCAGCCAGCAGTGGGCGCTCGATTTGCACAAACCCTTCGGCGGCTGCCCGGAGGCACTGGCGCAGCGCGCCATGGCCGCACTCGGGCACACCGTGTTCGTACCGGACGAAAAGGCACGCGCGCCGCTGGCCCTCATGATGTCGACGCGCCGCTTCTGGACCTTGTCGCGCGACCGCCTGTGGGGTTTACCGCTGCCGTTCTTCCGCCATGAGGCGAGCGGCGAACTGCATCCCGACACCGCCGCCATGTGGCGAGAGCTGGTGCAGCGCGTGCGCAGTGGCGGTGTCGAAGCCTGGCAAACCTTCGACACCCCGCCCGGCTACACAAAGAGTACCCAGAGCGTCGATGTCTGGTTCGACGCCGGCGCCGCCTGGCACAGCGCGGCCGAAGATGGCTGCGGCCAGGCCGACCTGGCGGTCGAAGGCCAGGACCAGACGCGCGGCTGGTTCCTGTCTTCGTTCCTGCTGCACGCCTTCAAAAGCGACCTGCCGCCTTTCAAAAAGGTGATGACGCACCGGTTCGTCGTCGATGAAAAAGGCATGAAGTTTTCCAAGTCCGACGGCGGCACGCCGGATCACAAGGCGCTGTTCGCCAAGTGCGGCGCCGATGTGTTCCGTCTGTGGGTCTGCAGCCAGGACGTGGGCGACGAGATGAAATGGTCCGGCACCTCGCTCAAACAGGCCACGCAGGACGCCAAGGACTGGCGCAGCTTCCTGCGCTTTCATCTGGCGAACATGCAGGACGATCCCGCTGCTCCTCGTCCGGACAGCCTGCGTGAGCTCGACCGCCTGGCGCTGCGCAAATTGCAGGAGGCGCGGCACCAGTGGCACGCATGCATGGAGGGTGGCCGCTTCTACCAGGCGCTCACCTGCCTTGCGCAGTTCCGCCAGTGGGCCAGTGCGGAGTGGTTCGAGCTGTCCAAGCGCACCTTGTACTGCGCGAAAAGCGGCAGCGCGGCGCTGGTGAGCGTGCAATGGGCGCTGCGCGAATCGTTCTTGCTGTGCGCGCAGATGCTGGCGACGGTGATGCCGTTCGCCTGCGAGGAAGCGTACCTGGCGTGGCCCGGCCACCCTCGCGCGTCGCTGTTCCTGCACGAACTTCCGGAAAAGGAGGAGCAGCCCTGCATGGACCCGGCGCTGCGCCGCACCGACGCGATGCTGGCCTGGCGCCGCTCGCTGCAGCCGCTGGTCGAACGCGCGCGCGGCCTGGTCGACAAGGGCATGCCCGTGTGCCTGGCGTTCCAGGGCGACCATGACCCGCAAAGCGAAGAACAGCTTCGCGCACTGTTCCCCGGTTGTTTCGTAGTGCAGGGAGGCGAGGCGAACGCGCTCGACGCGTGGGAAGACGGTCCCGCCGGCGACGCGCTGCCAGTCCGTGCCGGCAAGAGCGCCGTTCGCCCGCACCGGTGCGGCCGCTGCCGCGACTACGTGAGTGTGGCGCTCGGTGAACGAGGGCTGTGCCACCAGTGCGCCGAGGAGGTAGCGCACTAA
- the nhaA gene encoding Na+/H+ antiporter NhaA, whose product MPIFGERNHMAIVARSLSNSFKAFFASSKAGCIVLIVCTVVSLVLANSPVGGDYLQFWHLKLAGLSIEHWINDALMAIFFLLIGLELERELYNGELSNFKNALLPIVAAVGGICVPALIHFGFNNGSPTQAGIGIPMATDIAFALGVLALLGSRVPASLKIFLTALAVMDDLGAIIVIAVFYTAQLSVPYLLAAVAMFGLLVCMNRVLRIMALAPYLVGGAVMWVLMLKSGVHATIAGVLLAFAIPFSAKQDDQASPSHRLEHILHKPVAFIILPIFALANTGILIASGWTQELMSANSLGILAGLLIGKPLGITLFCFAAVAMGMCRLPLDLGWRHVFGAGLLGGIGFTMSIFITNLAFVGQPEVVNASKMAILLASLIAGVIGFAWLTMFGKPQANDSDPDTLDFDDGASVESTRKSATQ is encoded by the coding sequence ATGCCAATCTTTGGCGAAAGGAATCACATGGCGATTGTCGCAAGAAGTCTGTCGAACAGTTTCAAGGCGTTCTTTGCGTCGAGCAAAGCCGGATGCATTGTCCTCATCGTTTGCACTGTGGTGTCACTCGTACTCGCCAACTCCCCCGTCGGCGGCGACTACCTGCAGTTCTGGCACCTCAAACTGGCCGGCCTGAGCATCGAGCACTGGATCAACGATGCGCTGATGGCCATCTTCTTCCTGTTGATCGGTCTGGAACTGGAGCGCGAGCTGTATAACGGCGAGCTGTCCAACTTTAAAAACGCGCTGCTCCCCATCGTGGCGGCGGTGGGCGGCATTTGCGTGCCGGCGCTGATCCACTTCGGTTTCAATAATGGCTCGCCCACGCAGGCCGGCATCGGCATTCCGATGGCGACCGATATCGCCTTCGCCCTGGGTGTGCTGGCCTTGCTGGGCAGCCGCGTGCCGGCATCGCTCAAGATTTTCCTGACCGCGCTGGCCGTCATGGACGACCTGGGCGCGATCATCGTGATTGCCGTGTTCTATACCGCCCAGCTGTCGGTGCCGTATCTGCTGGCGGCCGTGGCCATGTTCGGGCTGCTGGTCTGCATGAACCGCGTTCTGCGCATCATGGCGCTGGCGCCGTACCTGGTGGGTGGCGCCGTCATGTGGGTGCTGATGCTCAAGTCGGGCGTGCATGCGACGATTGCGGGCGTGCTGCTGGCCTTCGCCATTCCGTTCTCCGCGAAGCAGGACGACCAGGCATCGCCATCGCACCGGCTTGAACATATCCTGCACAAGCCAGTTGCGTTTATCATTTTGCCGATCTTCGCCCTGGCCAATACCGGCATTCTCATTGCGTCCGGCTGGACCCAGGAGCTGATGTCGGCCAATAGCCTCGGCATTCTCGCCGGCCTGCTGATCGGCAAGCCGCTGGGAATCACCTTGTTCTGTTTCGCGGCGGTGGCAATGGGCATGTGCCGGCTCCCGCTCGACCTCGGCTGGCGCCATGTATTCGGCGCGGGGCTGCTGGGCGGTATCGGCTTTACGATGTCGATCTTCATTACCAATCTGGCGTTCGTCGGCCAGCCCGAGGTGGTGAACGCGTCGAAGATGGCGATTCTGCTGGCCTCCCTGATTGCCGGCGTGATCGGTTTCGCGTGGCTGACCATGTTCGGCAAACCCCAGGCTAATGACAGCGATCCGGATACCCTCGATTTCGACGACGGCGCGTCCGTGGAGTCGACGCGGAAATCGGCAACGCAGTGA